One genomic region from Proteiniborus sp. DW1 encodes:
- the gyrA gene encoding DNA gyrase subunit A: MNNEEQNVLPINIEDEMKTSYLDYAMSVIVSRALPDVRDGLKPVHRRILYSMNDLGNTPDKPHKKSARIVGEVLGKYHPHGDSAVYNAMVRLAQDFSTRYTLVDGHGNFGSIDGDGAAHMRYTEARMSKIALEMLRDLGKDTVDFRPNFDETLNEPVVLPSRFPNLLVNGSSGIAVGMATSIPPHNLAEVIDGAIMMIDDPDVQIDELMRCVKGPDFPTGAIIMGKDGIRSAYRTGRGRVVVRAKADFEQNSKGRTSIIVTEIPYQVNKARLIEKIAELVREKVIEGISDLRDESDRNGMRIVIEIKRDANPNVVLNNLYKHTQLQDTFSIIMIAIVNGEPKLLSLKQMLRHYLDHQKEVIVRRTQYDLNKAEERAHVLEGLRIALDNIDAVISLIRGSRTVNEAKEGLINNFGLSEKQAQAILDMRLQRLTGLERDKIEEEYEALIIEINRLKEILANDRLIYQIIKDELIEIKESYKDDRRTEIRPSAEEIDIEDMIQEENVAITLTHFGYIKRMPEDTYKAQKRGGKGITGLTTREEDFVEHLFVTSTHDNLLFFTNQGRVYSIKAYEIPEAKRQAKGTAIINLLQLNSGENISAIIPIKDFDPDDYLVLVTQNGTIKKTKLDQFENMRKSGLIAISLKDDDELISVKRTSGNDEIMIVTSSGMSIRFSEKDVRDMGRTAMGVKAITLNEGDKIVGMGTVEDGKDLLVISEFGYGKRTSLEEYRVQSRGGKGIKTYHVKEKTGNIVNAKVVEDDDEVMIISLSGVIIRLKVSDIPRMGRTTQGVTLMRFGKDDKVVSVATVVAEDEE, encoded by the coding sequence ATGAACAACGAAGAGCAAAATGTTTTACCTATTAATATAGAAGATGAGATGAAAACATCATACTTAGACTATGCAATGAGTGTAATTGTGAGTAGAGCCTTACCTGATGTTCGTGATGGGCTAAAGCCGGTTCATAGAAGAATACTTTATTCTATGAATGATCTTGGTAATACGCCTGATAAACCTCATAAAAAGTCTGCCCGTATTGTCGGTGAAGTACTAGGTAAGTACCATCCACATGGTGATTCAGCTGTTTATAATGCAATGGTAAGACTTGCCCAAGATTTTTCAACTAGATATACCCTAGTAGATGGACATGGAAACTTTGGTTCAATAGATGGTGATGGGGCTGCACATATGCGTTATACAGAGGCTAGAATGTCTAAAATAGCTCTTGAAATGCTTAGAGATCTAGGCAAAGATACTGTAGACTTTAGACCTAACTTCGATGAAACTTTAAACGAGCCAGTAGTACTACCTAGTAGATTTCCAAATCTATTAGTTAATGGTTCTTCAGGAATTGCAGTAGGTATGGCAACATCAATTCCTCCTCATAACTTAGCAGAAGTTATAGATGGAGCAATAATGATGATAGACGATCCAGATGTTCAGATAGATGAGCTTATGAGATGTGTTAAGGGACCAGACTTTCCTACAGGTGCTATAATAATGGGTAAGGATGGGATTAGATCAGCCTATAGAACAGGAAGAGGAAGAGTAGTCGTACGTGCTAAAGCTGATTTTGAACAGAATAGCAAGGGAAGAACTTCTATAATCGTTACAGAGATTCCATACCAAGTTAATAAGGCTAGACTTATAGAAAAAATTGCTGAGCTTGTTAGAGAAAAAGTTATTGAAGGAATTTCTGACCTAAGAGATGAATCAGATAGAAATGGTATGAGAATTGTAATAGAAATTAAAAGAGATGCAAATCCAAATGTTGTCTTAAATAATTTGTATAAGCATACTCAGCTTCAAGATACATTTAGTATAATAATGATAGCAATTGTAAATGGTGAACCAAAGCTCCTAAGTCTAAAGCAAATGTTAAGACATTATCTTGACCATCAGAAAGAAGTAATAGTAAGAAGAACACAATATGATTTAAACAAAGCAGAAGAAAGAGCACATGTATTAGAGGGTTTAAGGATAGCATTAGACAATATAGATGCTGTAATATCACTTATTAGAGGTTCAAGAACTGTAAACGAAGCTAAAGAAGGCTTAATTAACAACTTTGGTTTATCTGAGAAGCAGGCACAAGCAATATTAGATATGCGTCTGCAAAGGCTTACAGGATTAGAAAGAGATAAGATAGAAGAAGAATACGAAGCACTTATAATAGAAATAAATAGATTAAAAGAAATACTTGCCAATGACAGACTTATATATCAAATAATTAAAGATGAGCTTATTGAAATTAAAGAAAGTTATAAAGATGATAGAAGAACAGAAATAAGACCTTCAGCAGAAGAAATAGACATAGAAGATATGATTCAAGAAGAAAATGTAGCTATTACATTAACTCACTTTGGATATATAAAGAGAATGCCTGAAGACACATACAAGGCACAAAAAAGAGGCGGGAAAGGCATAACAGGGCTTACTACTAGAGAAGAAGACTTTGTTGAGCACCTTTTTGTGACATCAACACATGATAACTTATTGTTCTTCACAAATCAAGGTAGAGTATATAGTATAAAGGCTTATGAAATACCAGAGGCTAAAAGGCAAGCAAAGGGTACAGCAATTATAAATCTCCTTCAATTAAATTCTGGAGAAAATATTTCTGCTATAATACCTATCAAGGATTTTGATCCAGATGACTATCTTGTTCTTGTTACACAAAATGGTACTATCAAGAAAACTAAGCTAGATCAATTTGAAAATATGAGGAAAAGTGGATTAATAGCCATTAGTCTTAAGGACGATGATGAGTTAATAAGTGTAAAAAGAACTAGTGGAAATGATGAGATAATGATAGTAACTTCTAGCGGTATGTCCATCAGGTTTAGTGAAAAAGATGTAAGAGATATGGGAAGAACTGCAATGGGAGTTAAAGCTATAACCCTTAATGAAGGTGACAAGATAGTTGGAATGGGGACTGTAGAAGATGGTAAAGACCTCCTTGTCATAAGCGAATTTGGTTATGGAAAAAGAACATCTCTTGAAGAATATAGAGTTCAGTCAAGAGGCGGTAAAGGTATAAAAACTTACCATGTAAAAGAGAAAACAGGAAATATAGTTAATGCTAAAGTAGTTGAAGATGATGATGAAGTTATGATAATAAGTCTCTCAGGTGTAATTATTAGATTAAAAGTATCAGACATTCCAAGGATGGGAAGAACTACACAAGGGGTAACACTAATGAGATTTGGCAAAGATGATAAGGTAGTATCTGTTGCTACAGTAGTAGCAGAGGACGAAGAATAG
- a CDS encoding STAS domain-containing protein: protein MEINKVFNESLDSWVIDIIGELDIYTSPKFKEVLLEALEEKMGNIIINGQSLSYIDSTGLGVLISALKKVKENNKTITIERIKPNIKKLFDLTSLDKVFVIKE from the coding sequence ATGGAAATCAATAAAGTATTTAATGAAAGTTTAGATTCATGGGTGATTGATATTATTGGGGAACTAGATATATATACGTCACCTAAATTTAAAGAAGTGCTTCTTGAGGCATTAGAAGAGAAAATGGGTAATATAATAATAAATGGACAAAGTCTATCTTACATAGATAGTACAGGACTAGGTGTATTAATAAGCGCTTTAAAAAAGGTAAAAGAAAATAATAAAACCATAACCATAGAAAGAATTAAACCTAATATTAAAAAGCTATTTGATTTGACAAGTTTAGATAAAGTATTTGTTATAAAGGAGTGA
- a CDS encoding ATP-binding protein, with the protein MVDKVESSFDCIKLSIPNKAEYVSVVRLTTSAIASRMGFDIEEIEDIKVAIAEACTNTLEHGSNNKEENFDIDFDMYVDKLIITVKGIGKDFSTENIEELKVEDFGEGNLGIFIINSLMDEVNIINDWNKGTGIRMIKYMKDDIK; encoded by the coding sequence ATGGTAGATAAAGTAGAGAGTAGCTTTGATTGTATAAAACTAAGCATCCCTAATAAAGCAGAATATGTAAGTGTAGTTAGACTAACTACTTCGGCTATAGCAAGTAGAATGGGTTTTGATATAGAAGAGATTGAAGACATAAAAGTAGCCATAGCAGAAGCTTGCACAAATACACTAGAACATGGTTCTAATAATAAAGAAGAAAACTTCGATATTGATTTTGATATGTATGTGGACAAGCTAATAATAACGGTAAAAGGAATTGGAAAAGACTTTAGTACAGAAAATATAGAAGAATTAAAGGTTGAAGACTTTGGAGAGGGGAATTTAGGAATATTTATAATTAATTCTCTTATGGATGAAGTCAATATAATTAATGATTGGAATAAGGGTACTGGGATAAGGATGATTAAGTATATGAAGGATGATATCAAATGA